The Halanaerobium praevalens DSM 2228 genome contains a region encoding:
- a CDS encoding FprA family A-type flavoprotein, protein MYNSIKLSESVDWVGVNDKETDLFESLWPLPEGIAYNSYIINDEKVALIDTVKINYTDSYLEKVKDVIGDKKVDYLIINHMEPDHSGSIKSIREAYPDVKIVGNAKTMNFLEGFYGITDGTKVIKDGDELDLGSRSLKFYLTPMVHWPETMMTFDQKDKILFSGDAFGGFGSLNGYLFDDEVNVDHFEEEIRRYFSNIIGKYGPVVHKTISRLVEEIETIEMIAATHGLVWRKDPAHIIEEYDRWSQQKTEEGVVVVYGSMYGNTKIMAEAVARSLSENGIEDIKLFDVSRKDISFIINDIWKYKGIVLGSCTYNNEIFPPMEYLLKSLESRNLRDRVLGIFGSYSWSGGSLARLQSFKEKVHCDLVEPSIESQFAPRGDILEKCYLLGKNVAQTVKEKC, encoded by the coding sequence TTGTATAATTCAATTAAACTTAGCGAAAGCGTTGACTGGGTTGGAGTAAATGATAAAGAAACAGATTTATTTGAATCATTATGGCCTTTACCTGAAGGTATAGCCTATAATTCTTATATTATTAATGATGAAAAAGTAGCTTTAATAGATACAGTTAAGATTAATTATACTGATAGTTATTTAGAAAAAGTTAAAGATGTTATTGGAGATAAAAAGGTTGATTACTTAATTATTAACCATATGGAACCTGATCATTCAGGCTCTATTAAATCAATTAGAGAAGCATATCCTGATGTTAAAATTGTAGGTAATGCAAAAACTATGAACTTTCTTGAAGGTTTTTATGGAATTACTGATGGGACTAAAGTTATTAAAGATGGAGATGAGTTGGATTTAGGCTCTAGAAGCTTAAAATTTTATTTAACTCCAATGGTTCATTGGCCTGAAACTATGATGACTTTTGATCAAAAAGATAAAATTTTATTTTCTGGTGATGCTTTTGGTGGTTTTGGTTCTCTTAATGGATATTTATTTGATGATGAAGTAAATGTTGACCATTTTGAAGAAGAAATCAGAAGATATTTTTCTAATATTATTGGTAAATATGGACCAGTTGTTCATAAAACTATTAGTCGTTTAGTAGAAGAAATTGAAACAATTGAGATGATTGCAGCTACTCATGGTTTAGTTTGGAGAAAAGATCCTGCTCATATTATTGAAGAATATGATAGATGGAGTCAACAAAAGACGGAAGAGGGTGTTGTTGTAGTTTATGGTTCGATGTATGGAAATACTAAAATAATGGCTGAAGCTGTGGCTCGCTCTTTATCTGAAAATGGAATTGAAGATATTAAATTATTTGATGTTTCTAGAAAAGATATTTCTTTTATAATTAATGATATTTGGAAATATAAAGGAATTGTTTTAGGAAGTTGTACTTATAATAATGAGATATTCCCTCCTATGGAATATCTATTAAAAAGTTTAGAAAGTAGAAATTTGAGAGATAGAGTTCTTGGAATTTTTGGTTCCTATAGTTGGAGTGGAGGTTCTTTAGCACGTTTGCAAAGCTTTAAAGAAAAAGTTCATTGTGATTTAGTAGAACCTAGTATAGAATCCCAATTTGCACCTAGGGGAGATATTTTGGAAAAGTGTTATTTATTAGGCAAAAATGTTGCTCAAACTGTAAAAGAAAAATGTTAA
- the ileS gene encoding isoleucine--tRNA ligase has product MSYKETINLPNTDFPMRANLSEREVDFQKLWQEKEIYEKAVENREGNKPFILHDGPPYANGDIHIGHALNKILKDFVTRFATLNGYYSPYIPGWDTHGLPIEYQVTSEMSDQERADISIAELREKCTNYALKYVDRQKEQFKRLGVWGEWDNPYLTLNKEYEVKQIEVFGEMAKKDLFYRGKKPVHWCPHCETALAEAEVEHGEDRAPSIYVKFPLIDEFEVGGVELSSEDSYIVIWTTTPWTIPSNMAITFHPEFPYVVVEAEGDKLVMAKDLVETVMANSEIEDYEIISEEFSAKKLENKKAKHPIIDRESLLILGEHVTLDQGSGCVHTAPGHGHDDYIVGQEYGLEIYAPMDNKGYFTEEAGDFAGKYYDEANIMVTDKLKEKDLLMNLNFIDHQYPHCWRCKGNLIFRATDQWFASIDAIKEETLAAIADVDWYPAWGEGRMTDMIADRSDWCISRQKKWGVPIPIFFCDDCGEAIINDDTLDSIKAIFAEKGSVAWYELSEKELLPEGYTCPHCNSDSFTKEEDIMDVWFDSGSSHKAVLEARDNLSWPAQVYLEGTDQYRGWFNSSLLTAVATEGVAPYREVITNGFTVDKKGNKMSKSKGNVVSPHKVIDQYGADILRLWVASSDFKNDIRVSDNILKQSSEAYRRIRNTYRFILGNISDFDSDQNYVEYEDRRELDRWIMIRLQDLIKKITSAYESYEYHRVYHDVHNFCTVEMSSLYMDITKDRLYTDGTDSLSRRSAQSTLYDILMALMVTLAPIVPHTSEEVWQFLPEKMKAEESVFLTDWPEVKKNYYDQELIAKWDKLLAIRKDVSKALELARADKKIGNSLEAMVELKGSSESQEQLLKSEIEQLADLFIVSQAELNDNLTADNTHQGEESSVLVKVSEAKGEKCDRCWKYDQTVGEIEEHEDICHRCADVIEKEQ; this is encoded by the coding sequence ATGAGTTATAAAGAGACAATTAATTTGCCGAATACAGATTTTCCAATGCGAGCAAATTTAAGTGAAAGAGAAGTTGATTTTCAAAAATTATGGCAAGAAAAAGAAATATATGAAAAAGCAGTAGAAAATAGAGAAGGAAATAAACCTTTTATTTTACATGATGGTCCTCCATATGCAAATGGAGATATTCATATTGGACATGCTTTAAATAAAATTTTAAAAGATTTTGTGACTAGATTTGCTACCTTAAATGGATATTATTCTCCTTATATTCCTGGTTGGGATACTCATGGTTTACCAATTGAATATCAGGTAACAAGTGAAATGAGTGATCAAGAAAGAGCAGATATTTCGATCGCTGAGCTAAGAGAAAAATGTACAAATTATGCTTTGAAATATGTAGATCGTCAAAAAGAACAATTTAAAAGGCTTGGAGTTTGGGGTGAATGGGATAATCCATATTTAACCTTAAATAAGGAATATGAAGTAAAACAGATTGAAGTATTTGGTGAAATGGCTAAAAAAGATTTATTTTATCGAGGTAAAAAACCTGTACACTGGTGTCCTCATTGTGAAACAGCTTTAGCTGAGGCAGAAGTTGAACATGGTGAAGATAGAGCGCCATCTATTTATGTAAAATTCCCCTTAATCGATGAATTTGAAGTTGGTGGAGTTGAGTTAAGTAGTGAAGATAGTTATATTGTGATTTGGACAACTACACCCTGGACTATTCCATCTAATATGGCAATTACTTTTCACCCAGAATTTCCTTATGTAGTAGTAGAAGCTGAGGGTGATAAACTTGTAATGGCCAAAGATTTAGTGGAAACAGTAATGGCTAATTCTGAAATTGAAGATTATGAAATAATAAGTGAAGAATTTAGTGCTAAAAAACTGGAAAATAAAAAAGCTAAACATCCAATTATAGATCGTGAATCACTTCTGATTTTAGGAGAGCATGTAACCTTAGATCAGGGTTCAGGTTGTGTGCACACAGCTCCAGGTCATGGACATGATGATTATATAGTTGGTCAAGAATATGGACTTGAGATTTATGCACCTATGGATAATAAGGGTTATTTTACAGAAGAAGCTGGTGATTTTGCTGGAAAATATTATGATGAAGCAAATATTATGGTTACAGATAAATTAAAAGAAAAAGATTTATTAATGAATCTTAATTTTATTGATCACCAATATCCACACTGCTGGCGCTGTAAAGGAAATTTAATTTTTAGAGCAACTGATCAATGGTTTGCTTCAATTGATGCAATTAAAGAAGAAACTCTAGCAGCAATTGCTGATGTAGACTGGTATCCTGCATGGGGTGAAGGCAGAATGACTGACATGATTGCAGATCGTTCAGATTGGTGTATATCTCGTCAGAAAAAATGGGGAGTTCCAATTCCAATTTTCTTCTGTGATGATTGTGGAGAAGCTATTATTAATGATGATACTTTAGATTCTATTAAAGCAATTTTTGCTGAAAAAGGATCTGTAGCTTGGTATGAACTTTCGGAAAAAGAATTATTGCCAGAAGGTTATACTTGTCCTCATTGTAATTCTGATAGTTTTACTAAAGAAGAAGATATTATGGATGTTTGGTTTGATTCAGGTTCCAGTCATAAAGCTGTTTTAGAAGCCAGAGATAATTTGAGCTGGCCAGCTCAGGTTTATCTAGAAGGTACAGATCAATACCGTGGTTGGTTTAATTCATCTTTATTAACAGCTGTCGCAACTGAAGGAGTAGCTCCTTATAGAGAAGTTATTACAAATGGATTTACAGTTGATAAAAAAGGAAATAAGATGTCTAAATCTAAAGGGAATGTTGTATCTCCACATAAAGTAATTGATCAGTATGGGGCTGATATTTTAAGACTTTGGGTTGCATCTTCTGACTTCAAAAATGATATTAGAGTTTCAGATAATATTTTAAAACAAAGTTCTGAAGCTTATAGAAGAATAAGAAATACCTATCGTTTTATTTTAGGCAATATTAGTGATTTTGATAGTGATCAAAATTATGTAGAATATGAAGATCGCCGAGAATTAGATCGCTGGATTATGATTCGCCTGCAGGATTTAATTAAAAAGATAACTTCTGCCTATGAAAGTTACGAATATCACCGTGTTTATCACGATGTTCATAATTTCTGTACTGTAGAAATGAGTTCACTCTATATGGATATCACTAAAGATCGTCTGTATACTGATGGAACTGACTCTTTAAGTAGACGTTCTGCCCAAAGTACCTTATATGATATTCTGATGGCGCTTATGGTGACACTTGCCCCAATAGTTCCTCATACATCAGAAGAAGTATGGCAGTTCTTACCAGAAAAAATGAAAGCTGAAGAAAGTGTCTTTTTAACTGATTGGCCAGAAGTTAAGAAAAATTACTATGATCAAGAATTAATTGCTAAGTGGGATAAGCTGTTGGCAATTAGAAAAGATGTATCTAAAGCTTTAGAATTAGCAAGAGCAGACAAGAAGATTGGTAATTCACTGGAAGCGATGGTAGAACTTAAGGGTTCTTCTGAAAGTCAAGAACAGTTATTAAAGTCAGAAATTGAACAATTAGCTGATCTGTTTATAGTTTCTCAGGCTGAACTTAATGATAATCTGACTGCAGATAATACTCATCAGGGTGAAGAAAGTTCTGTTTTAGTTAAAGTGAGTGAGGCTAAAGGTGAAAAATGTGATCGCTGCTGGAAGTATGATCAAACAGTAGGCGAGATTGAAGAGCACGAAGATATCTGTCATCGTTGTGCAGATGTAATTGAAAAAGAACAATAA
- a CDS encoding RluA family pseudouridine synthase has protein sequence MKEYSLTVKKKDQGQRIDKYLAKYFKDLSRSFIQKLIKEKEIKVNNRVIDKSYKIINNDFIELKLKEQESKVKAVAMKLDIVYEDQDIIVINKDADRVVHPAPGHYNDTIVNGLLACVDNLSAINGIKRPGIVHRLDKDTSGLLIVAKNDKSHKSLAKQFKARTVDKYYFALIEGNLAYKKGKIEAPIGRDPNHRKKMAVRKRHSKNAISRFKIIEEFNHYTLVEVKIETGRTHQIRVHFSYLGHPIVGDQKYGSKNNLNVKRQLLHAKKLFIKHPISQQKMKFEAELKDDFQKVLTKLRQKK, from the coding sequence ATGAAAGAATATAGTTTAACAGTAAAAAAGAAAGATCAAGGTCAAAGAATAGATAAATATTTAGCTAAATATTTTAAAGATTTATCTCGTTCTTTTATTCAAAAATTAATAAAAGAAAAAGAGATTAAAGTAAATAATAGAGTAATTGATAAAAGTTATAAAATTATTAATAATGATTTTATAGAATTAAAGCTTAAAGAACAAGAAAGTAAAGTAAAAGCTGTGGCAATGAAATTAGATATAGTTTATGAAGATCAAGATATTATAGTAATTAATAAAGATGCAGATCGAGTTGTACATCCAGCCCCAGGTCATTATAATGATACTATAGTTAATGGGCTTTTAGCTTGTGTAGACAATTTATCAGCTATTAATGGTATTAAGAGACCAGGAATTGTACACCGATTAGATAAAGATACTTCAGGGCTTTTAATTGTAGCTAAAAATGATAAAAGTCATAAAAGTTTAGCTAAACAATTTAAAGCAAGAACTGTTGATAAATATTATTTTGCTTTAATTGAGGGTAATTTAGCCTATAAAAAAGGAAAAATAGAGGCTCCGATAGGTAGAGACCCTAACCACAGAAAAAAAATGGCAGTTAGAAAAAGACATAGTAAAAATGCAATTAGCCGTTTTAAAATTATTGAAGAATTTAATCATTATACCTTAGTAGAAGTAAAAATTGAAACAGGTAGAACTCATCAGATAAGAGTTCATTTTTCTTATTTAGGCCATCCGATTGTAGGCGATCAAAAATATGGTTCTAAAAATAATTTAAATGTTAAAAGACAACTCTTACATGCTAAAAAGTTATTTATTAAGCATCCTATTTCTCAGCAAAAAATGAAGTTTGAAGCTGAATTAAAAGATGATTTTCAAAAAGTTTTAACAAAATTACGTCAAAAAAAATAG
- a CDS encoding Rqc2 family fibronectin-binding protein: MAFDGIMLAALKNNLKKKIIGGRIEKAYQIDKKYLIVRLRNNSQNLELLISTDAQAARINLTELDFEFPSYPPDFCMMLRKYLKNSYIKSIKQPDFERMLKINIEKRGKKFSLIAELMGKYSNVILVDENEIVLDAMKRITEKQNAERQLYPGIKYQKPPKQGKLNPLQLKTKNEFRQIIADDFSQAAFRAVMYNFRGIGPYSAREIVYRAQVDPAENYNSLSDLEKNKIAESMLKLFEQFKNGIYNPVLSITKEEIDYISAFKLEHRNPEKIKKFKNLDQMMDYYFKNFLKDKKLKKSIRELNKVVNNFLNKNIKKQKKLKKQLIESKDAAKYKKKGELITANIYQINRGDQKTVVQDYYNEKNSKIEIKLDPAKSPAENAQKYFKKYNKLKKSVKHLKREIAKLRHEEKYLKQVSMNIEQAESLDDLEEIKEELKEENYIKKQKNNKRNKRNKKLPPRKFISSNGYQILVGRNNKQNDRLSKKIANNGDIWLHTKVIAGSHVIIKRDTEVEVPEQTLTEAAAIAAYFSQARESTNVPIDYTLVENINKPKGAKPGLVYYNEYQTIYIDPAKKELLKKLAAV, encoded by the coding sequence GCAAGAATTAATTTAACCGAATTGGATTTTGAATTTCCTTCTTACCCACCTGACTTTTGTATGATGCTGAGAAAATATTTGAAAAATTCTTATATCAAATCAATAAAACAACCTGATTTTGAAAGAATGCTTAAAATAAATATTGAAAAAAGAGGAAAAAAATTCAGCTTAATAGCTGAATTAATGGGGAAATATAGTAATGTTATTTTAGTAGATGAAAATGAAATAGTACTTGATGCAATGAAAAGAATTACTGAGAAACAAAATGCAGAAAGACAATTATATCCTGGTATAAAATATCAAAAACCACCAAAACAAGGTAAATTAAATCCACTTCAATTAAAAACTAAAAATGAATTTAGACAAATTATAGCTGATGACTTTAGTCAAGCTGCTTTTAGAGCAGTAATGTATAATTTTAGAGGTATTGGCCCCTATTCAGCTCGAGAAATAGTTTATAGAGCTCAAGTTGATCCCGCTGAAAACTATAATAGTTTATCTGATTTAGAAAAAAATAAAATAGCTGAATCAATGCTTAAACTTTTTGAGCAGTTTAAAAATGGAATTTATAATCCAGTATTATCAATAACAAAGGAAGAAATAGATTATATTTCAGCTTTTAAACTAGAACACAGAAATCCAGAAAAAATTAAAAAATTTAAAAATCTAGATCAAATGATGGATTATTATTTTAAAAACTTTTTAAAAGATAAAAAGTTAAAAAAATCTATTAGAGAATTAAATAAAGTTGTAAATAATTTTTTGAATAAAAATATTAAAAAGCAAAAAAAATTAAAAAAGCAATTAATAGAAAGTAAAGATGCAGCAAAGTATAAGAAAAAAGGAGAATTAATCACCGCTAATATTTATCAGATAAATCGTGGTGATCAAAAAACAGTAGTTCAAGATTATTATAATGAAAAAAATTCAAAAATCGAAATTAAACTTGATCCTGCTAAATCACCGGCTGAAAATGCTCAAAAGTATTTTAAAAAATATAATAAATTAAAGAAAAGTGTTAAACATTTAAAAAGAGAAATTGCTAAATTAAGACATGAAGAAAAATATTTAAAACAAGTTAGTATGAATATTGAACAAGCTGAAAGTTTAGATGATCTAGAAGAAATAAAAGAAGAATTAAAAGAGGAAAATTATATTAAAAAACAAAAAAACAATAAAAGAAATAAAAGAAATAAAAAACTACCACCAAGGAAATTTATTTCTAGTAATGGTTACCAAATTTTAGTTGGGAGAAATAATAAACAAAATGATCGTTTAAGTAAAAAAATTGCTAATAATGGTGATATTTGGCTTCATACTAAAGTAATAGCTGGCTCACATGTAATAATTAAAAGAGATACTGAAGTAGAAGTTCCAGAACAAACCTTAACAGAAGCTGCTGCCATTGCAGCTTATTTTAGTCAAGCTAGAGAATCTACTAATGTACCTATAGACTATACTTTGGTTGAAAATATTAATAAACCAAAAGGAGCAAAACCAGGTTTAGTTTATTATAATGAATATCAAACCATCTATATTGATCCAGCAAAAAAAGAATTATTAAAGAAATTAGCAGCAGTTTAA
- a CDS encoding MATE family efflux transporter — MKLKLTKNSLKRSKLILTLAFPAIMEMSLNTLVGMADTIMISRFIGKEALAGVGFANQIIFTLIFVFSAFNAGATAMVSRSYGEGNSQRMNKIMNQNLTLNFILGIIITLFTFFFADQILNVYDITPVVKNFGVRYLKYIAIGQVFMFISFASAASLRGAGDTKTPMYITGIANILNIIGNYVLITGFSFFPELGIAGAAISTAFARFIAAALYLILFSSGRGILKLKLKLMKITHKIFKPLINLSYAAGIEQLFMQLAFFANSIFISKLDTTAAASFRILLNIESLSFMPAIGIAIAATTIVGKHLGENKPDESLKSGLTAAIIGSILGSSLALIYFFFPLQILQIFSNDLEVINYSLPILKIVALNQAFLAFVVIMIGALRGAGDTKGAMYITIIRLWFIFIPLSYYLIIISNYGVAGVWIAEIISFMIVALIVIRRFMKMEWANIEFFIED, encoded by the coding sequence ATGAAATTAAAATTAACTAAAAATAGTCTCAAAAGAAGTAAATTGATTTTAACTCTTGCTTTTCCTGCAATTATGGAAATGTCACTTAATACCCTAGTTGGAATGGCTGATACAATTATGATTAGCAGGTTTATAGGTAAAGAAGCTTTAGCTGGTGTAGGTTTTGCTAATCAAATAATTTTTACTTTGATTTTTGTTTTTTCAGCTTTTAATGCTGGAGCAACTGCTATGGTTTCTAGAAGTTATGGTGAAGGAAATTCTCAAAGAATGAATAAAATAATGAATCAAAATTTAACTTTAAACTTTATCTTAGGAATTATTATAACTTTATTTACTTTCTTTTTTGCTGATCAAATTTTAAATGTTTACGATATTACTCCAGTTGTTAAAAACTTTGGAGTTAGATATTTAAAATATATTGCCATTGGCCAAGTTTTCATGTTTATTTCTTTTGCCTCTGCAGCTTCCTTAAGGGGAGCAGGTGATACTAAAACTCCAATGTATATTACAGGAATTGCAAATATATTAAATATTATTGGAAATTATGTTTTGATTACTGGCTTTAGTTTTTTTCCAGAACTAGGAATTGCAGGAGCTGCAATTTCAACTGCCTTTGCCCGTTTTATAGCAGCTGCTTTATATCTAATTTTATTTTCTAGTGGAAGAGGAATTTTAAAACTAAAATTAAAATTAATGAAAATAACTCATAAAATTTTTAAACCTTTAATTAATTTAAGTTATGCAGCTGGAATTGAACAATTATTTATGCAGCTTGCATTTTTTGCTAATAGTATTTTTATTTCTAAACTAGATACAACTGCAGCTGCTTCTTTTAGAATTTTATTAAATATAGAATCACTTTCTTTTATGCCAGCAATTGGAATTGCAATTGCTGCAACTACAATTGTTGGTAAACATTTAGGTGAAAACAAGCCAGATGAATCACTCAAAAGTGGTTTAACAGCCGCTATTATAGGATCTATTTTAGGAAGTTCTCTTGCCTTAATTTATTTCTTTTTCCCACTACAAATCCTTCAAATATTTAGCAATGATCTTGAAGTAATTAATTATTCACTACCTATTTTAAAGATAGTTGCTTTAAATCAAGCTTTTTTAGCCTTTGTAGTAATTATGATTGGAGCTTTAAGAGGTGCTGGAGATACAAAAGGTGCCATGTATATTACAATTATTAGGCTCTGGTTTATTTTTATTCCTTTATCTTATTATTTAATCATTATTTCAAATTATGGGGTAGCTGGAGTTTGGATAGCAGAAATAATTTCATTTATGATTGTAGCCTTAATTGTTATTAGAAGATTTATGAAAATGGAGTGGGCTAATATTGAATTTTTTATTGAAGATTAA
- the fusA gene encoding elongation factor G: MEKLSKITSKDIRNFCFISHGGAGKSTLTEMLLYNAGVIDTPGSVDQKNTQSDFRAVEKEHKHSVNNSYFNFEWHNKLFHFIDTPGYADFRSEVISALRMVESAVLLVDATAGIEVNTGYVWKLAKQNDLAKAVFINKIDKEEADFDKTIEELRSTYDDSFAIVTIPYYKEGQFEGIIDLLDEKLYKNIEGECKAFPIPESEKDRVEDYELKLTEEIVELKEDLMIKYLDGEKITIKELTKAFEEEVAAEELVPVFAGSALANCGVAKFLDDLTKIFPSAAEVHSNHLVKTGEVLKPNPKSKFSAQVCKTMVDPYIGKLSIFRVFSGKLTRDDLIEIPNIDEKIKVTKLYKLNGDQQTTVDDLTAGEIGAVAKLEELETSFTIRNPETDIYYHELEFPEPMYARAAYPTEGIDEEKMAATLHRYSDSDPTFKVDYNKVTKELILAGMGTIHFKMVKEECQQKYDVDFICQEPKVAYRETIRRKVDVEEKYKKQSGGRGQYGHVIMSIEPLARGKEFEFEEEIFGGAIPNQYIPAVEKGIIDAKKEGSLAGYPVVDFKVVLYDGSYHDVDSSEMAFKIAASKAFRKALTKAKPILLEPIMSVKVTVPQEFLGDIMGDFNSRRGRIEGMVPDSGLQIIKAKVPESEMFNYAVELKALTGGYGSFTMEFSNYDKVPKDISEKIIAENE; encoded by the coding sequence GTGGAAAAATTGAGTAAAATTACTAGTAAAGATATTAGAAACTTTTGCTTTATATCACATGGAGGTGCGGGTAAATCAACACTAACTGAAATGCTGCTTTATAATGCAGGTGTTATTGATACACCGGGTAGTGTTGATCAAAAAAATACTCAATCTGATTTTAGAGCTGTTGAAAAAGAGCATAAACATTCTGTTAATAATAGTTATTTTAATTTTGAATGGCATAATAAATTATTTCATTTTATTGATACTCCAGGTTATGCTGATTTTAGAAGTGAAGTGATTAGTGCTTTAAGAATGGTGGAAAGTGCAGTTCTTTTAGTTGATGCCACAGCTGGAATTGAAGTTAATACAGGTTATGTTTGGAAATTAGCAAAGCAAAATGATTTGGCAAAAGCTGTATTTATTAATAAAATTGATAAAGAAGAGGCAGATTTTGATAAAACAATAGAAGAGCTTCGTTCTACATATGATGATAGTTTTGCTATTGTAACAATTCCTTATTATAAAGAAGGTCAATTTGAAGGTATAATTGATTTATTAGATGAAAAATTATATAAAAATATAGAAGGGGAATGTAAGGCTTTTCCTATACCTGAATCAGAAAAAGATAGAGTTGAAGACTATGAGTTAAAATTGACTGAAGAGATTGTAGAATTAAAAGAAGATTTAATGATTAAATATTTAGATGGTGAAAAAATAACCATTAAAGAATTAACAAAGGCCTTTGAAGAAGAAGTTGCTGCTGAAGAATTAGTACCTGTTTTTGCTGGATCAGCTTTAGCAAATTGTGGAGTTGCTAAATTTTTAGATGATTTGACTAAAATATTTCCTTCAGCTGCAGAAGTTCATTCTAATCATTTAGTTAAAACCGGGGAAGTATTAAAACCTAATCCAAAGAGTAAATTTAGTGCTCAAGTTTGTAAAACAATGGTTGATCCTTATATAGGGAAATTATCAATTTTTAGAGTTTTTTCTGGTAAATTAACAAGAGATGATTTAATTGAAATCCCTAATATTGATGAAAAAATTAAAGTTACTAAGCTTTATAAACTTAATGGTGATCAACAAACAACTGTAGATGATCTAACTGCTGGTGAAATTGGAGCAGTAGCTAAATTAGAAGAATTGGAAACATCTTTTACTATTAGAAATCCAGAAACAGATATTTATTATCATGAATTAGAATTTCCAGAGCCAATGTATGCCAGAGCTGCTTATCCAACTGAAGGAATTGATGAAGAAAAAATGGCTGCTACTTTACACCGTTATAGTGATTCTGATCCTACTTTTAAAGTTGATTATAATAAAGTAACTAAAGAATTGATTTTAGCAGGAATGGGAACTATTCATTTTAAAATGGTTAAAGAAGAGTGTCAGCAAAAGTATGATGTTGATTTTATTTGTCAAGAACCCAAAGTTGCTTATAGAGAGACTATTCGGAGAAAAGTTGATGTTGAAGAAAAATATAAAAAACAATCTGGTGGTAGAGGGCAGTATGGTCATGTAATAATGTCAATTGAGCCCTTAGCTAGAGGGAAAGAATTTGAATTTGAAGAGGAAATTTTTGGAGGAGCTATTCCTAATCAATATATTCCCGCAGTTGAAAAAGGAATTATTGATGCTAAAAAAGAAGGTAGTTTAGCTGGTTATCCTGTTGTTGATTTTAAAGTTGTACTTTATGATGGTTCTTATCATGATGTAGATTCTTCTGAGATGGCTTTTAAAATTGCAGCTTCTAAGGCTTTTCGCAAAGCTTTAACAAAAGCTAAGCCTATTTTATTAGAACCAATTATGTCTGTAAAAGTAACAGTTCCCCAAGAGTTTTTAGGAGATATAATGGGAGACTTTAATTCTAGAAGAGGTAGAATAGAGGGAATGGTACCTGATTCTGGTTTGCAAATTATTAAAGCTAAAGTACCAGAATCTGAAATGTTTAATTATGCAGTTGAATTAAAAGCTTTAACTGGTGGTTATGGTTCCTTTACTATGGAATTTTCTAATTATGATAAAGTGCCAAAAGATATTAGTGAAAAAATCATTGCAGAAAATGAATAA
- the lspA gene encoding signal peptidase II, which produces MSIIILSLIICLDQLTKFIFRINFLEGEKYTLIDQFLTLTFLKNRGAAFGILSGQRNLFILLTILFFVFIIYMYKFELPAKKSVEFGTAFLLAGGISNLIDRLFLHYVTDFIAFNLFGFYNLPVINFADIFIFFGVLILIYQLLFSVDRGV; this is translated from the coding sequence ATGTCTATAATAATCTTAAGTTTAATAATTTGTCTTGACCAATTAACTAAATTTATCTTTAGAATTAACTTTTTAGAGGGAGAAAAATATACTTTAATTGATCAATTTTTAACTTTAACTTTTTTGAAAAATAGGGGAGCTGCTTTTGGGATTTTAAGCGGTCAGCGAAACTTATTTATCTTATTGACTATTTTATTTTTTGTTTTTATAATTTATATGTATAAGTTTGAATTACCAGCTAAAAAATCAGTTGAATTTGGTACTGCTTTTTTATTAGCTGGAGGAATTTCTAATTTAATTGATCGTCTATTTTTGCACTATGTAACAGATTTCATTGCTTTCAATTTATTTGGTTTTTATAATTTACCAGTTATTAATTTTGCTGATATATTTATTTTCTTTGGAGTTTTAATTTTAATTTACCAATTATTATTTTCAGTAGATAGAGGTGTTTAA